A DNA window from Mycolicibacter terrae contains the following coding sequences:
- a CDS encoding TetR/AcrR family transcriptional regulator encodes MSTQRDAGGPATDDAPQRRGDKQRQAIVQAVRELLEEKPFAELSVSTISDRAGVARSGFYFYFDSKYAVLAHILAEATHELEELTHFFAPRGDDESPAAFAQRMVGSAAAVYAHNDPVMSACNLARNSDAEIRELLDAQIDAVINQIVGVVNDEMVAGTANPISDDIPALVRTLAATTGFMLSGDSAFLGADGDVQRGVRVLEALWRTALWSGSTDEARD; translated from the coding sequence ATGAGTACCCAGCGCGACGCGGGCGGCCCGGCTACCGACGATGCGCCCCAGCGTCGAGGCGACAAACAGCGCCAGGCGATTGTGCAGGCGGTGCGGGAACTGCTGGAGGAAAAGCCGTTCGCGGAGCTGTCGGTCAGCACCATCAGCGACCGGGCCGGGGTGGCGCGGTCGGGTTTCTATTTCTACTTCGATTCCAAATACGCCGTACTCGCCCACATCCTCGCCGAGGCGACCCATGAGCTCGAAGAGCTCACCCACTTCTTCGCCCCGCGTGGCGACGACGAATCCCCGGCGGCCTTCGCGCAGCGCATGGTGGGCAGCGCGGCGGCGGTTTATGCCCACAACGACCCGGTGATGTCGGCGTGCAACTTGGCGCGCAACAGCGACGCCGAGATCCGCGAACTGCTCGACGCCCAGATCGACGCGGTGATCAACCAGATCGTCGGCGTGGTCAACGACGAGATGGTCGCCGGCACCGCGAACCCGATCAGCGACGACATCCCCGCACTGGTCCGGACGTTGGCGGCCACCACCGGCTTTATGCTCTCCGGCGACAGCGCCTTCCTGGGCGCCGACGGCGACGTGCAACGTGGTGTGCGAG
- a CDS encoding cytochrome P450, with amino-acid sequence MTTMTTPQYLLDQARRRFTPTLNTIPGMGAIEKRLLNVDWKQKTLADPPPGSELKPIMGDSGLPLLGHIIEMFRQGPDFPLHIYNKYGPVYFAESPILPSIVALGPDATQAIFTNKQKDYSTTGWIPVIGPFFDRGLMLLDFDEHLHHKRIMQGAFTRPRLASYVEDMDRVITRIVADWPTDDARFLFHPAAKELTLDVAAVVFMGHEPGEDHELVTKVNHAFEQTTRAGGAIIRTAVPPFKWWQGLQGRKVLEAYFAERVTERRRVEGADMLSVLCHTADDDGNTFSDQDIVNHMIFLMMAAHDTTTSTVTTMAYHLAAHPEWQERARDESERLGDGPLDIESLEKLETLDLVMDESLRLVTPLPFNMRQAVRDTELLGHYVPAGTNVVTWPGMNHWLPELYTNPRQFDPERFLEPRAEHKKHRYAWAPFGGGAHKCIGMNYGRLEVKTILHRMLRRYRLDVARPGYQPRWDYGGMPIPMDGMPIVLRRL; translated from the coding sequence ATGACGACCATGACCACCCCGCAGTATCTCCTCGATCAGGCCCGGCGCCGGTTCACCCCGACGCTCAACACCATCCCCGGCATGGGCGCCATCGAGAAGCGGCTGTTGAACGTGGACTGGAAGCAGAAGACGCTGGCCGACCCGCCTCCTGGCAGCGAGCTCAAGCCCATCATGGGTGATTCCGGGCTGCCGCTGCTCGGCCACATCATCGAGATGTTCCGCCAGGGGCCGGACTTCCCGCTGCACATCTACAACAAGTACGGGCCGGTGTACTTCGCCGAGTCGCCGATCCTGCCGTCGATCGTCGCGCTGGGACCCGACGCGACCCAGGCCATCTTCACCAACAAGCAGAAGGACTATTCGACCACCGGCTGGATCCCGGTCATCGGGCCGTTCTTCGACCGCGGCCTGATGCTGCTGGACTTCGACGAGCACCTGCATCACAAGCGGATCATGCAAGGGGCGTTCACCCGTCCGCGGCTGGCCAGCTACGTCGAGGACATGGACCGGGTGATCACCCGGATCGTGGCCGACTGGCCGACCGACGACGCGCGGTTCCTGTTTCACCCCGCGGCCAAGGAACTCACGCTCGACGTGGCGGCGGTGGTTTTCATGGGCCACGAACCCGGCGAGGACCACGAGCTGGTGACCAAGGTCAACCACGCCTTCGAGCAGACCACCCGCGCCGGCGGAGCGATCATCCGCACCGCGGTGCCGCCGTTCAAATGGTGGCAGGGCCTGCAGGGCCGCAAGGTGCTCGAAGCCTACTTCGCCGAGCGGGTCACCGAACGCCGGCGCGTCGAGGGCGCCGACATGCTGTCGGTGCTGTGCCACACCGCCGATGACGACGGCAACACGTTCAGCGACCAAGACATCGTCAACCACATGATCTTCCTGATGATGGCCGCGCATGACACCACCACGTCGACCGTGACGACCATGGCCTACCACCTGGCCGCGCACCCGGAGTGGCAGGAGCGGGCCCGCGATGAGTCGGAGCGGCTCGGCGACGGACCGCTGGACATCGAGTCGCTGGAGAAGCTGGAGACCCTCGACCTGGTGATGGACGAGTCGCTGCGGTTGGTCACCCCGCTGCCGTTCAACATGCGCCAGGCCGTGCGCGACACCGAGCTGCTCGGACACTATGTTCCGGCCGGCACCAACGTCGTCACCTGGCCGGGCATGAACCACTGGCTGCCCGAGCTCTACACCAACCCGCGCCAGTTCGACCCGGAGCGGTTCCTGGAACCACGCGCCGAGCACAAGAAGCACCGCTACGCCTGGGCGCCGTTCGGCGGCGGCGCGCACAAGTGCATCGGGATGAACTACGGGCGCCTCGAGGTCAAGACCATCCTCCACCGGATGCTGCGCCGCTACCGGTTGGACGTGGCCCGGCCCGGTTACCAGCCGCGCTGGGACTACGGCGGTATGCCGATCCCGATGGACGGTATGCCGATCGTGTTGCGCCGGCTCTAG